In a genomic window of Henningerozyma blattae CBS 6284 chromosome 9, complete genome:
- the PSF3 gene encoding DNA replication protein PSF3 (similar to Saccharomyces cerevisiae PSF3 (YOL146W); ancestral locus Anc_3.4), with amino-acid sequence MGYYDIDDVLTDSAEIPCTFNHTIPGLGFLQGNPGKSINKNTRVTLPLWMSRMLAMVGGEEDGEDIPFVELNTPTVFSQKVINAIRASPTSLDIHSLYGHYYDMAIKWIGLFEDEKFAEICSELLLQRSIEINAHANSVMLNIHSNHRPSNLKYSGSNKGPTTIQQVTPFLFDIRRI; translated from the coding sequence ATGGGGTATtatgatattgatgatgTATTGACGGATAGTGCAGAAATTCCTTGTACCTTCAACCATACAATTCCAGGACTTGGATTTTTGCAAGGTAACCCAGGTAAAtcaatcaataaaaatacacgGGTTACACTACCACTATGGATGTCCAGAATGCTGGCCATGGTAGGTGGAGAAGAAGACGGAGAAGATATTCCATTTGTTGAATTGAACACCCCAACTGTGTTTTCCCAAAAAGTGATAAATGCCATTAGGGCATCACCAACCTCGTTAGATATACATTCTTTGTATGGTCATTACTACGATATGGCCATTAAATGGAttggattatttgaagatgaGAAATTTGCAGAAATATGTTCTGAATTACTTCTACAGAGGTCCATTGAAATAAATGCTCATGCAAATAGTGTGatgttaaatattcataGTAATCATCGTCCATCTAACCTAAAATACTCTGGGAGCAATAAAGGACCCACGACTATTCAGCAAGTGActccatttttatttgacaTTAGacgaatttga